Proteins encoded within one genomic window of Fragaria vesca subsp. vesca linkage group LG1, FraVesHawaii_1.0, whole genome shotgun sequence:
- the LOC101303460 gene encoding ankyrin repeat-containing protein At3g12360-like, with product MEIINAMDPSLYKAAASGDIRFLREVRAGNRPVDILLLKTPKGNNALHIAAQFKHTNFFKQFPKHLQSSLVWATNIKDDTPLHIAARVGCVELVEFLIDHARELKIDAADVETGPADAEAYKELLRMTNSDKDTALHVAVKSGHHDVVILLMDADPELSCYTNNANESPLFLAVSKGFPKIGSCILDKSPASLSFKGVKGVTALHSAVTRNSTCKDIVKLMVSKNPQIIKEADELGWTPLHYAAFKGNVEAIRLLIECASSVAYILDKCGMSALHVAAHAGRIKAMKELIRLRPDTCDLLNHKGQTVLHAAVLGDKRLVIKYILKTRELAGLANVADNEGNTPLHLAAYKQRPFIMRVLARDPRVDKTATNDHHSKATDIFLGDSIELDTFGRYTVLRVLGRSIGVPIFQRSVRRDFMKLESSEEENANPTATTIPNERAVKTLLDDSKKFDTNLLVAVLIATVTFSAPLTMPGGFHSNGEAILHRRLFFILFVLFDTISFLLSLFVVYNHFMLSNESRVILATPSDYIRYSIASMVVAFASGVFVMLPKYSPLGILVIVMCIVLCFFILIRMRFANPPTRREMKRRIWLRSRII from the exons ATGGAGATCATCAATGCCATGGATCCTTCGCTGTATAAGGCAGCAGCATCCGGTGATATTCGTTTTCTCAGAGAAGTTAGAGCTGGGAATAGACCAGTTGACATTCTCTTGCTGAAGACCCCAAAAGGCAACAACGCTCTTCATATAGCTGCTCAGTTCAAGCATACAAATTTCTTCAAGCAATTCCCAAAGCACCTTCAATCTTCGTTGGTTTGGGCCACCAACATCAAGGATGACACTCCCCTGCACATTGCTGCTAGGGTAGGTTGTGTTGAATTAGTTGAGTTCCTCATCGATCACGCAAGAGAGTTAAAGATTGATGCAGCAGATGTGGAGACCGGACCAGCCGATGCTGAAGCTTATAAAGAGTTACTTCGAATGACTAATTCGGATAAAGATACAGCTTTGCATGTTGCTGTCAAATCCGGGCACCATGATGTTGTGATATTGTTAATGGATGCCGATCCAGAATTGAGCTGTTATACCAATAACGCAAACGAATCTCCTTTGTTCTTAGCTGTCAGCAAGGGGTTTCCGAAAATTGGTTCTTGTATTTTGGACAAGTCTCCGGCATCTCTTTCTTTCAAGGGGGTTAAAGGTGTCACAGCTTTGCATTCTGCAGTAACCCGCAATTCAACCTGCAAAG ATATTGTGAAGCTCATGGTGTCCAAAAATCCTCAAATAATCAAAGAAGCTGATGAACTTGGTTGGACTCCCTTACACTATGCAGCATTCAAAGGGAATGTTGAAGCAATTAGACTACTGATAGAATGCGCCAGTTCTGTGGCTTACATCTTAGACAAATGTGGAATGTCTGCTCTTCATGTTGCGGCCCACGCAGGCCGCATAAAAGCAATGAAAGAGTTAATTCGATTACGGCCGGATACCTGTGATTTGCTCAACCACAAAGGCCAAACGGTTCTTCATGCTGCTGTTTTGGGTGACAAGCGGCTTGTGATCAAGTATATTTTGAAGACGCGTGAGCTAGCAGGACTTGCAAACGTAGCAGACAATGAGGGAAATACTCCTTTGCATCTGGCTGCCTATAAACAACGTCCCTTCATTATGAGAGTCTTGGCGAGGGACCCTAGAGTTGACAAGACTGCAACTAATGATCATCATTCGAAAGCCACTGACATATTCCTTGGCGACAGTATTGAGCTG GACACCTTTGGTAGGTACACAGTCTTGCGAGTTCTCGGGAGGTCTATCGGTGTGCCAATTTTCCAGCGATCTGTCCGCCGTGACTTTATGAAATTAGAATCATCAGAGGAGGAGAATGCTAACCCCACCGCAACGACCATTCCAAACGAAAGAGCTGTCAAAACTTTGCTTGACGACTCAAAAAAATTTGACACAAATCTACTAGTTGCGGTGCTCATTGCTACCGTCACTTTTTCAGCACCTCTGACCATGCCCGGAGGTTTCCATAGCAACGGAGAGGCGATTCTACACCGAAGGCTATTTTTCATATTGTTCGTCTTATTTGACACCATCTCCTTCCTCTTATCACTCTTTGTGGTGTATAATCATTTTATGTTGTCAAATGAGTCACGAGTCATTCTAGCCACGCCTTCAGATTATATTCGCTATTCCATTGCATCAATGGTGGTAGCATTTGCTTCGGGTGTGTTTGTAATGCTACCCAAGTACAGTCCACTCGGCATTTTGGTCATTGTGATGTGCATCGTTTTATGCTTCTTCATCCTCATAAGGATGAGGTTTGCCAATCCACCAACTAGGCGAGAAATGAAGAGACGCATTTGGCTCCGTTCCCGCATAATTTAA
- the LOC101300282 gene encoding cysteine desulfurase 1, mitochondrial-like, producing the protein MASKLLASSLRKTLTPKPSSSFFRPLSTAAAAAAEVYDDPAGVSMKGVKISGRPLYLDMQATSPVDPRVVDAMLPYYLTRYGNPHSRTHMYGWESDSAVETARAQVADLIGASPKEIVFTSGATECNNISVKGVMHFYRDKKRHVITTQTEHKCVLDSCRHLQQEGFEITYLPVKPDGLIDLDQLRAAIRPDTGLVSVMAVNNEIGVIQPMEEIGEICKEFKIPFHTDAAQALGKIPIEVDKWNVSLMSLSGHKVYGPKGIGALYMRRRPRIRVEPQMNGGGQERGIRSGTVPTPLAVGMGAACEIAKKEMEYDQKRISYLQERMLKGIKEQLDEVVVNGSVERRYPGNLNLSFAYVEGESLLMGLKEVAVSSGSACTSASLEPSYVLRALGVDEDMAHTSIRFGIGRFTTEEEIDRAVKLTVEQVKKLRELSPLYEMVKEGINIKDIQWSQH; encoded by the coding sequence ATGGCCTCGAAGCTTCTAGCTTCCTCTCTCCGCAAAACCCTAACCCCAAAACCCTCATCCTCCTTCTTCCGCCCCCTCTCCACCGCCGCAGCCGCTGCCGCTGAGGTCTACGACGACCCCGCCGGAGTCTCCATGAAGGGGGTCAAAATCTCCGGCCGGCCGCTTTACCTCGACATGCAGGCGACGTCTCCGGTGGACCCCAGAGTCGTTGACGCCATGCTCCCTTACTACCTCACCCGCTACGGCAACCCCCACTCCCGGACCCACATGTACGGCTGGGAGTCCGACTCCGCCGTCGAAACCGCCCGCGCCCAAGTCGCCGACTTAATCGGCGCCTCCCCGAAAGAAATCGTCTTCACCTCCGGGGCCACCGAGTGCAACAACATCTCCGTGAAAGGCGTCATGCACTTCTACCGAGACAAGAAGCGCCACGTCATCACCACCCAGACGGAGCACAAGTGCGTCTTGGACTCCTGCCGCCATCTCCAGCAGGAGGGTTTCGAGATCACTTATCTTCCGGTGAAGCCCGATGGGCTTATCGACTTGGATCAGCTCCGGGCCGCGATCCGACCCGATACCGGGTTAGTCTCTGTAATGGCGGTCAACAATGAGATCGGAGTGATACAACCGATGGAGGAAATCGGAGAGATATGCAAGGAGTTCAAGATTCCGTTTCATACCGATGCGGCTCAAGCTTTGGGGAAGATTCCGATTGAGGTTGACAAGTGGAATGTGAGCTTGATGTCGTTGAGTGGGCATAAAGTTTACGGGCCGAAGGGGATTGGTGCATTGTACATGAGGCGCCGGCCGAGGATTCGAGTGGAGCCTCAGATGAATGGAGGGGGGCAGGAGAGGGGGATTCGGAGCGGGACGGTTCCGACTCCATTGGCTGTGGGGATGGGTGCTGCTTGCGAGATTGCGAAGAAGGAGATGGAGTATGATCAGAAGAGGATTAGTTATTTGCAGGAGAGGATGTTGAAGGGGATTAAGGAGCAGCTGGATGAGGTGGTGGTGAATGGGAGTGTTGAGAGGAGGTATCCGGGGAATTTGAACTTGTCGTTTGCGTATGTGGAGGGGGAGAGCTTGTTGATGGGGCTGAAGGAGGTGGCGGTGTCGAGTGGGAGTGCTTGTACTAGTGCGAGTTTGGAGCCATCGTATGTGTTGAGGGCGTTGGGGGTGGATGAGGACATGGCGCATACTTCGATTAGGTTTGGGATTGGGAGGTTTACAACTGAGGAGGAGATTGACAGGGCAGTGAAGCTTACGGTGGAGCAGGTGAAGAAGCTGAGGGAGTTGAGTCCGCTTTATGAGATGGTGAAGGAAGGGATTAATATTAAGGATATTCAGTGGTCGCAGCATTGA
- the LOC101303751 gene encoding uncharacterized protein LOC101303751 has translation MFKLSPRRSPRSKGFKVKHVLQICILAGVCIWLVYQVKQSGAKKSQLAASMKDGEGIVKLGRKDLNPLREETVVEDARHKEEEEEEENRNLEEPNKPEEIGNVGGGSGEDQINENDQSKVEETRDEHVDSVEDKTTEVTRETINEDSTGNENEEIKDDVDGNTKNDDVKENETEESNEKVTEEVKEKESEEVKETEESNEKVTEEVKEKESEEVKETEESNAKVTEEVKEKESEEVKETEVTKEKEGEEVKENEETKEEGTSEESQAEVNKEEGEEHNETDKEKEAEEKEADKIEQVILSDDQVQKRGEKHNEEAREEHYKADDASSAVAHETQNGSTDNEQGGSVNTNESEQSVQQENNANSTVVYDDKNKLVSNEGAIESIEKNDAQNATISKVVSEESNPSETENGSKSSSTESSDQQQGDTKKDDSAQQNVVTEQTERSDVATNTEQQDSGSTVSTTTEKGDTTNGESIDASSNSESVVTDNQTVNSNTSTEKENGSTSSDLKIVQKTNSDAVEEGTQESILSQKTNDNTDTGAEQQVDSSNSTEQQDKDASSSTDNKTGAGQNENDSAVQNSTNGNGNTDANQGESVDSSNSSVSQEKEASQNTDSNADSKQKENENVVQSNTDDNADVGQKELANTSVFSDTNAETGNNQKENVAQSNANENVGQSNTNDNVGQSNANENVVQSNTNENVVQSNTKENEGAGGEESGNAKENEASSSTNDNTEAQNVNVESTNTTIPEEEKEARIDLDTLPDSKVEVHNNDAAE, from the coding sequence ATGTTCAAGCTATCTCCTCGCAGGAGCCCGAGATCTAAAGGTTTCAAGGTGAAGCATGTACTACAAATATGTATTTTGGCAGGTGTTTGCATCTGGCTTGTTTACCAAGTCAAGCAGTCTGGAGCCAAGAAATCACAGTTAGCTGCAAGCATGAAGGATGGGGAAGGAATTGTAAAGTTGGGAAGAAAGGACCTCAACCCTCTTCGGGAGGAGACTGTGGTTGAAGATGCAAGGCACAAGGAGGAGGAGGAGGAAGAAGAAAACAGGAATCTGGAAGAGCCAAATAAGCCTGAAGAGATCGGTAATGTAGGAGGAGGCAGTGGAGAAGACCAGATAAATGAGAATGATCAGTCAAAAGTTGAGGAGACAAGGGACGAACATGTTGATTCGGTAGAAGATAAAACAACAGAAGTGACAAGGGAGACTATTAATGAGGATAGCACTGGGAATGAAAATGAAGAGATCAAGGATGATGTTGATGGAAACACGAAGAATGATGATGTCAAAGAGAATGAGACTGAGGAGAGCAATGAAAAGGTAACTGAAGAAGTTAAAGAGAAAGAAAGTGAAGAGGTGAAGGAGACTGAGGAAAGCAATGAAAAGGTAACTGAAGAGGTTAAAGAGAAAGAAAGTGAGGAGGTGAAGGAGACTGAGGAAAGCAATGCAAAGGTAACTGAAGAGGTCAAAGAGAAAGAAAGTGAGGAGGTGAAGGAGACTGAAGTGACCAAAGAAAAAGAAGGTGAAGAGGTGAAGGAGAATGAAGAGACCAAGGAGGAAGGAACATCAGAGGAGAGTCAGGCGGAGGTCAATAAGGAGGAGGGGGAAGAACACAATGAGACAGATAAAGAAAAGGAGGCAGAAGAGAAGGAAGCTGATAAGATTGAACAGGTGATTTTATCTGATGACCAGGTTCAAAAGAGAGGTGAAAAACACAATGAGGAGGCAAGAGAAGAGCATTACAAGGCTGATGATGCTTCCAGTGCTGTGGCTCATGAAACTCAAAATGGATCAACTGATAATGAACAAGGTGGTTCAGTAAACACTAATGAATCAGAACAGTCAGTTCAGCAGGAGAACAATGCAAATAGCACTGTAGTGTATGATGACAAAAACAAGTTGGTCTCAAACGAGGGAGCAATTGAAAGCATTGAAAAGAATGATGCTCAAAATGCTACCATATCCAAAGTGGTTTCTGAGGAGAGTAATCCTTCTGAAACAGAGAATGGTTCCAAATCTAGTTCAACAGAATCATCAGACCAGCAGCAAGGGGACACCAAAAAAGATGACTCTGCTCAGCAAAATGTTGTCACAGAGCAAACTGAGAGATCTGATGTAGCTACTAACACTGAGCAACAAGACTCTGGCTCAACAGTTTCCACCACAACTGAGAAGGGTGATACAACTAATGGAGAATCCATAGATGCTTCTAGTAATTCTGAATCAGTTGTGACAGATAATCAGACTGTCAACTCCAATACATCTACTGAAAAAGAGAATGGTTCTACATCTTCAGACTTGAAGATCGTTCAAAAGACAAACAGTGACGCTGTGGAAGAAGGAACACAAGAAAGTATACTATCTCAGAAAACAAATGACAATACTGATACTGGAGCAGAGCAACAAGTTGATTCTTCTAATTCCACAGAGCAGCAGGATAAAGATGCATCCTCAAGCACAGATAACAAAACTGGTGCAGGCCAGAATGAAAATGACAGTGCTGTTCAGAACAGCACAAATGGCAATGGGAATACAGATGCAAACCAAGGAGAATCAGTTGACTCTTCCAATTCTTCTGTATCACAAGAGAAAGAGGCATCTCAGAACACAGATAGCAATGCTGATTCTAAACAGAAAGAGAATGAGAATGTTGTTCAAAGCAATACCGATGACAATGCAGATGTGGGCCAAAAGGAATTGGCTAATACATCAGTATTCTCAGACACCAATGCTGAAACTGGGAATAATCAAAAGGAGAATGTCGCTCAGAGCAACGCAAATGAGAATGTCGGTCAGAGCAACACAAATGACAATGTCGGTCAGAGCAACGCAAATGAGAATGTTGTTCAGAGCAACACAAATGAGAATGTTGTTCAGAGCAACACAAAAGAGAATGAGGGTGCAGGAGGAGAAGAATCTGGTAATGCTAAGGAGAACGAAGCTTCCTCAAGTACAAATGACAACACTGAGGCGCAGAATGTCAATGTTGAGTCTACAAATACTACAATCCCTGAAGAAGAAAAAGAGGCTCGTATAGACCTGGACACTTTGCCAGATAGCAAAGTTGAAGTGCATAACAATGATGCTGCAGAGTAA
- the LOC101300565 gene encoding cytochrome c oxidase subunit 6a, mitochondrial-like isoform 2 → MAMAMLRSGALRTALRGGSRSSAQPKRSFSSSAGHDDAYETAKWEKITYLGIVSCTGLAVYILSKGHHHYETPPPYPYLHIRNKEFPWGPDGLFEIKNEDHH, encoded by the exons ATGGCGATGGCGATGCTCCGATCTGGTGCCCTCCGGACCGCCCTGCGCGGTGGCTCTCGCTCCTCTGCCCAGCCCAAGCGCTCCTTCTCCTCCTCCGCCGGTCACGACGATGCTT ACGAGACGGCCAAGTGGGAGAAGATTACATACTTGGGCATTGTTTCGTGCACTGGGCTAGCTGTTTACATCCTGTCAAAGGGTCATCATCACTACGAAACGCCTCCT CCGTACCCATATTTGCATATCCGCAACAAGGAGTTCCCATGGG GTCCTGATGGCCTCTTTGAAATCAAGAATGAAGACCACCATTAA
- the LOC101300565 gene encoding cytochrome c oxidase subunit 6a, mitochondrial-like isoform 1 produces the protein MAMAMLRSGALRTALRGGSRSSAQPKRSFSSSAGHDDAYETAKWEKITYLGIVSCTGLAVYILSKGHHHYETPPPYPYLHIRNKEFPWGMLLNIVMALYLLLASIHLTDSLCFPYC, from the exons ATGGCGATGGCGATGCTCCGATCTGGTGCCCTCCGGACCGCCCTGCGCGGTGGCTCTCGCTCCTCTGCCCAGCCCAAGCGCTCCTTCTCCTCCTCCGCCGGTCACGACGATGCTT ACGAGACGGCCAAGTGGGAGAAGATTACATACTTGGGCATTGTTTCGTGCACTGGGCTAGCTGTTTACATCCTGTCAAAGGGTCATCATCACTACGAAACGCCTCCT CCGTACCCATATTTGCATATCCGCAACAAGGAGTTCCCATGGGGTATGCTTCTGAACATCGTTATGGCCCTGTATTTATTATTAGCTTCGATTCACCTAACGGACTCCCTTTGTTTTCCTTATTGTTAA
- the LOC101301044 gene encoding auxin-binding protein ABP19a-like, translated as MMISIFFMFSLILSSSYAAVQDFCVADYKAPTSPAGYACKNPSDVKVDDFVYSGLGVPGNISNLSKVGISAALVAQVPGLNGLGLSMVRADLEVGGVVPLHTHRASEAIFVAEGKVIAGFIASDNKAYVKNLKKGDFMVLPRSLLHFQVNAGSTPALVYALFSSDDPGVQILQNALFQNDFQTELIAKTTLLDTAEIKKLKALLGGTN; from the coding sequence ATGATGATTTCTATCTTCTTCATGTTTTCTCTCATTCTCTCCTCTTCCTATGCTGCTGTGCAAGATTTCTGTGTAGCAGACTACAAAGCTCCTACAAGCCCTGCAGGATACGCTTGCAAAAACCCCTCAGATGTTAAAGTAGACGATTTCGTGTACTCTGGCCTAGGAGTTCCTGGTAACATCTCAAATCTGAGCAAAGTGGGAATCTCAGCTGCACTTGTTGCGCAAGTTCCTGGCCTGAATGGCCTTGGTCTTTCGATGGTTCGCGCCGATTTGGAGGTTGGTGGAGTTGTTCCGCTGCATACTCACCGAGCTTCAGAGGCCATATTTGTTGCGGAAGGCAAAGTTATAGCGGGGTTCATCGCCTCGGATAACAAAGCTTATGTGAAAAATCTGAAGAAGGGTGATTTTATGGTGTTACCTCGAAGTTTGCTTCACTTCCAAGTAAATGCAGGTAGTACTCCAGCCCTTGTGTATGCTCTCTTCAGTAGCGACGACCCAGGTGTGCAGATTCTGCAGAATGCGCTGTTTCAAAACGATTTCCAAACTGAATTGATAGCAAAGACTACTCTCCTTGACACTGCTGAGATCAAGAAACTTAAGGCTCTTCTTGGTGGTACTAATTGA